In Methanosarcina siciliae T4/M, one genomic interval encodes:
- a CDS encoding GNAT family N-acetyltransferase, protein MEKNSEQIKGLIIRKMNRGDVEFAVEMAAAEGWNPGIHDGELFYEADNDGFFIAELEGKPAGCASAVAYGDSFGFLGLYVVKPEFRKKEIGRKLTEKCMEHLGDRNIGLDGVVENEKKYRKVMKFSSSYSNLRFEGKSGGEIPDGLVKISEVPFEKLLAYDGRMFPAPRPGFLKKWVNQPDSYAFASFEKGAVKGYGVIRKCRVGYKVGPLFADDRDTAEKIFSALRASVPEEIVYLDVPEPNEKAVEIAKKYHMNVMFKTIRMYSQKEPDMELDKVYGVTSFELG, encoded by the coding sequence ATGGAAAAAAATTCGGAACAGATAAAAGGGCTTATAATCCGAAAAATGAACCGGGGAGACGTCGAATTTGCAGTTGAGATGGCTGCTGCAGAAGGCTGGAACCCCGGCATCCATGACGGAGAACTTTTTTACGAAGCGGATAATGACGGCTTTTTTATTGCAGAACTTGAAGGCAAGCCCGCGGGCTGTGCCTCTGCTGTTGCTTATGGCGATTCTTTTGGGTTTTTAGGGCTCTATGTTGTCAAACCCGAATTCCGGAAAAAAGAGATCGGAAGGAAACTGACCGAAAAATGTATGGAACACCTGGGAGACAGAAACATCGGACTTGACGGTGTTGTGGAAAACGAAAAGAAGTACCGGAAAGTAATGAAATTCAGCTCCTCTTACAGCAACCTGCGCTTTGAAGGGAAAAGCGGAGGAGAAATTCCGGACGGGCTTGTGAAAATCTCTGAAGTTCCCTTCGAAAAACTGCTTGCCTATGACGGTAGGATGTTTCCAGCCCCAAGGCCCGGCTTTCTGAAAAAATGGGTAAATCAACCCGATTCTTACGCCTTTGCATCTTTTGAAAAAGGAGCTGTGAAAGGGTACGGGGTGATAAGGAAATGTCGGGTAGGTTATAAGGTAGGTCCTCTTTTTGCGGATGACCGGGACACCGCCGAGAAAATCTTCAGCGCTCTCAGAGCTTCGGTTCCTGAGGAAATTGTTTATCTTGACGTCCCCGAACCCAACGAAAAAGCAGTAGAAATAGCAAAAAAATATCACATGAATGTGATGTTCAAAACTATCCGCATGTATAGCCAAAAAGAACCCGATATGGAGCTGGATAAGGTTTATGGGGTTACGAGTTTCGAACTCGGATAA
- a CDS encoding DUF5050 domain-containing protein codes for MRHSRFSIIVISVVLFIVLSAGAGSAASEALKGTEQEINSAISHQTSPVISGDYIVWQDERNGNWDIYLYDMSVGMTETALFTGSKDEIEPAISGNRIVFSDDNRGNYDIYLYDLDSEVKTQVTEDRTDQEEPAISGNYIVWTDRRNQNTDIYMYDISSEKETQITTDKADQIQPAISGNIIVWKDTRNGNDDIYMYDISTGKESPVVTDPASQTNPVIEGNYIVWEDRRAGNLDIYMYDISSGKTTPICVDPAPQKTPAISDGRIVWADGRIKGTTIFIYDIATGQEKIVSTSSEYESNPAIDGNRIVWQDKRKGTMDIYMFTEEGYETDATAGGEMGDDAGAKESPLGIFPVSAAVIAAYFIVSSGKNRRRKL; via the coding sequence TTGAGGCACAGCAGATTTTCGATTATAGTTATTTCAGTTGTTTTATTCATTGTACTGAGCGCAGGTGCAGGTTCAGCTGCCAGCGAAGCTTTGAAAGGGACTGAGCAGGAGATTAACTCGGCTATTAGTCACCAGACAAGCCCTGTGATCTCAGGGGACTACATTGTCTGGCAGGACGAGAGGAATGGAAACTGGGACATTTACTTATACGATATGTCCGTAGGAATGACAGAAACTGCCCTGTTCACGGGTTCGAAAGACGAAATCGAACCGGCAATCTCAGGCAATCGCATTGTGTTTTCTGATGACAATAGAGGCAACTATGACATTTATCTGTATGATCTCGACTCCGAGGTCAAAACCCAGGTTACCGAGGACAGGACAGACCAGGAAGAGCCGGCAATTTCAGGGAACTATATTGTCTGGACGGACCGCAGGAACCAGAATACCGACATTTACATGTACGACATCAGCTCCGAAAAGGAAACGCAGATAACAACAGATAAGGCAGACCAGATCCAGCCTGCAATCTCCGGTAATATCATCGTCTGGAAAGACACACGCAACGGGAATGACGATATTTACATGTATGATATCAGCACAGGCAAAGAAAGCCCGGTGGTTACGGACCCTGCGAGCCAGACAAATCCCGTAATCGAAGGAAACTATATTGTCTGGGAGGACAGGCGTGCCGGAAACCTTGATATCTACATGTACGACATTTCAAGCGGAAAAACAACCCCCATTTGCGTTGATCCGGCTCCCCAGAAAACCCCTGCGATCTCGGACGGGAGAATAGTCTGGGCTGACGGACGGATTAAGGGAACAACCATCTTCATATATGATATAGCCACTGGACAGGAAAAAATCGTTTCCACTTCCTCGGAATATGAAAGTAACCCTGCAATCGACGGCAACCGGATAGTCTGGCAGGACAAGCGTAAAGGTACCATGGACATCTACATGTTCACAGAAGAAGGTTATGAAACGGATGCAACTGCCGGAGGAGAAATGGGAGACGATGCCGGAGCAAAAGAATCGCCCCTCGGGATCTTTCCAGTGTCAGCTGCGGTTATAGCTGCTTACTTTATAGTAAGCTCAGGGAAGAACAGAAGAAGAAAACTTTAA
- a CDS encoding IMPACT family protein gives MNNYKTLKSSGRSRKEFKNSIFIGYARHVKDESEAKAFIKEIKELHGDANHNVSAYLVQEERSFTLRYDDDGEPAGSSGKPVFKVLEAKGLYNAAVVVTRYFGGIKLGFGGLSRAYRETAISAIEEAGTVEVFEEVRFRIRFGYPEIQKLKNLIEKYGRVEEEKYSDAVEFIFLVKKSFEEQFLEKLAKLTRNEVELEKL, from the coding sequence CTGAATAACTATAAAACCCTGAAAAGCTCTGGCAGATCCCGGAAAGAATTCAAAAACTCCATATTTATCGGATATGCCAGACACGTAAAAGACGAAAGCGAAGCAAAGGCTTTCATAAAAGAGATAAAAGAGCTGCATGGAGATGCAAACCATAATGTTTCAGCTTATCTTGTACAAGAAGAGAGGTCCTTTACCCTCAGATATGATGACGACGGAGAACCTGCAGGTAGCTCCGGAAAACCCGTATTTAAGGTCCTCGAAGCTAAGGGGCTCTATAATGCAGCTGTGGTTGTAACCCGGTACTTTGGGGGAATAAAGCTAGGCTTTGGGGGGCTTTCCAGAGCGTACAGGGAAACCGCAATTTCAGCCATTGAAGAAGCAGGAACTGTCGAGGTCTTTGAAGAAGTAAGGTTCAGGATAAGATTCGGATATCCGGAGATTCAGAAGCTCAAAAACCTCATAGAAAAATACGGAAGAGTAGAGGAAGAAAAATATTCTGATGCGGTTGAATTTATTTTCCTTGTAAAAAAGAGTTTTGAAGAGCAATTTCTTGAAAAACTGGCAAAACTGACAAGAAATGAAGTTGAATTGGAGAAGCTTTAA
- a CDS encoding basic amino acid ABC transporter substrate-binding protein has protein sequence MKKMLKIMALLLVITTVVFAAGCSDKAAESTEEGAVEEAPIAAEEESNVEQSASAEDMPTYIVGTEAQFPPFEIVDSGGNVIGFDIDLLNAIAEDQGFKVEYLDQDFAGLIPALQTGNIDIIASGMTITEEREEQVDFSEPYITAGLALAVTVDNDEIQSVDDLQGKTVAVQTGSTGYLKAEELKDAGAIAEIKDFPHVNEAIEELKIGGADAMINDLPVTEAFIAVQPGVIKIVGEPLNSESYGFAVRSGNTELLEMINAGLENVTASGKYDELLADLPNYMEE, from the coding sequence ATGAAAAAAATGTTAAAGATAATGGCACTGCTCCTTGTCATTACTACTGTCGTCTTTGCAGCCGGCTGTTCTGACAAGGCTGCTGAATCAACAGAAGAAGGAGCAGTCGAAGAGGCTCCCATAGCAGCTGAAGAAGAATCTAATGTTGAACAGAGTGCTTCTGCCGAAGACATGCCCACCTATATTGTAGGCACTGAAGCCCAGTTTCCCCCCTTTGAGATTGTGGATTCCGGCGGGAATGTAATCGGCTTTGACATTGATCTCCTGAATGCGATTGCTGAAGATCAGGGTTTTAAGGTTGAATATCTTGACCAGGACTTTGCCGGCCTGATTCCGGCCCTTCAGACCGGAAACATTGACATTATTGCTTCAGGCATGACAATTACCGAAGAACGTGAAGAACAGGTCGATTTCAGTGAGCCCTATATTACTGCAGGCCTGGCTCTTGCAGTAACCGTTGATAACGACGAGATCCAGAGTGTTGATGACCTGCAGGGCAAGACCGTAGCCGTCCAGACCGGATCTACCGGCTACCTGAAAGCAGAAGAACTCAAAGATGCAGGAGCCATTGCCGAAATCAAGGACTTCCCCCACGTCAATGAAGCCATCGAAGAACTGAAGATCGGCGGTGCAGATGCAATGATCAATGACCTGCCGGTTACAGAAGCTTTCATTGCAGTCCAGCCCGGCGTAATCAAGATTGTGGGTGAGCCCCTTAACAGCGAATCCTACGGTTTTGCGGTCCGTTCCGGCAACACCGAGCTCCTTGAAATGATCAATGCCGGTCTTGAAAACGTAACAGCAAGCGGCAAATATGATGAACTTCTGGCAGATCTGCCTAACTACATGGAAGAATAA
- a CDS encoding amino acid ABC transporter permease — translation MSLLASYIEHAINVFPSLLRGAVITVEVTTFAIFFGLILGTIAAFGKLSKRSVFRIPSIMYIDFIRGTPLFVQILLFYYGIPGLIFGITGDPFRVDPILAGIAVCSINSGAYNAEIIRAGIKSVDRGQMEAARSLGMTEGQAMKEVVMPQAVRLIIPPLGNEFIALLKDSSLLAIISVHELAKNGMLYVSKTFAAFPTYISVAFVYLALTMGISRILGYIERRLGVSDRSE, via the coding sequence TTGTCCCTTTTGGCGTCCTATATCGAACACGCTATTAATGTATTCCCGAGTTTGTTACGGGGAGCAGTAATCACCGTAGAGGTTACTACCTTTGCCATATTCTTCGGATTAATTCTGGGAACAATTGCAGCTTTCGGAAAGCTCTCCAAAAGGTCTGTTTTCAGAATTCCCAGTATTATGTATATTGATTTTATCAGGGGTACTCCCCTTTTTGTTCAGATCCTGCTTTTTTACTACGGCATTCCTGGCCTTATTTTCGGGATTACAGGAGATCCTTTCAGGGTGGATCCTATTCTTGCGGGCATTGCCGTATGCAGCATTAACAGCGGGGCTTATAATGCGGAGATTATACGTGCAGGTATCAAATCCGTTGACAGAGGCCAGATGGAAGCTGCTCGCTCCCTTGGTATGACCGAAGGGCAGGCCATGAAGGAAGTTGTCATGCCGCAGGCTGTAAGGCTGATCATTCCTCCCCTCGGAAATGAGTTTATCGCCCTTTTGAAAGACTCGTCCCTGCTTGCAATCATCAGCGTGCACGAGCTTGCAAAGAACGGGATGCTTTATGTCTCAAAGACTTTTGCAGCATTCCCTACGTACATCTCAGTTGCCTTTGTATATCTGGCATTGACCATGGGCATCTCGCGTATACTCGGTTACATTGAAAGGAGGCTTGGTGTAAGTGATAGAAGTGAATAA
- a CDS encoding amino acid ABC transporter ATP-binding protein has protein sequence MIEVNNLHKSFGNLKVLKGISEKVEESEVVCVIGPSGSGKSTFLRCLNLLETPTSGEIWINGIKVTDPNVNINKIREEVGMVFQRFNLFPHMTALKNVAIAPIKVRGLPEKEAYDRAYDLLKKVGLEDKADVYPSSLSGGQQQRVAIARALAMRPKIMLFDEPTSALDPEMVGEVLNVMKDLAKEGMTMVVVTHEMGFAREVGDRVLFMDEGIIVEKGTPREIFFNALNERTKSFLSKVL, from the coding sequence GTGATAGAAGTGAATAACCTCCACAAAAGTTTCGGAAACCTGAAAGTCCTTAAAGGAATTTCCGAAAAAGTTGAAGAAAGCGAAGTCGTATGCGTGATAGGTCCTTCCGGTTCCGGAAAAAGTACCTTCCTCCGCTGCCTGAACCTTCTTGAAACTCCCACTTCGGGAGAAATCTGGATCAATGGGATAAAGGTCACCGACCCCAATGTGAATATCAACAAGATTCGTGAGGAAGTCGGCATGGTCTTCCAGCGCTTTAACCTCTTTCCTCACATGACAGCTCTTAAAAACGTAGCAATTGCCCCGATAAAGGTCCGCGGTCTCCCCGAAAAAGAAGCTTACGACCGCGCCTATGACCTCTTGAAAAAAGTAGGGCTTGAAGATAAAGCCGATGTATACCCGAGTTCCCTTTCCGGGGGCCAGCAGCAGAGGGTTGCAATCGCCCGCGCCCTTGCCATGCGCCCTAAAATAATGCTCTTTGACGAACCCACCTCGGCACTTGACCCCGAAATGGTCGGAGAAGTCTTAAACGTCATGAAAGACCTGGCAAAAGAAGGCATGACAATGGTCGTTGTGACCCACGAAATGGGCTTTGCCAGAGAAGTCGGGGACCGTGTTCTCTTTATGGACGAGGGCATCATAGTCGAAAAAGGCACACCCCGGGAAATCTTCTTTAATGCCCTAAACGAGAGGACAAAGTCGTTTTTGAGCAAGGTTCTGTAA